One part of the Tunicatimonas pelagia genome encodes these proteins:
- a CDS encoding malectin domain-containing carbohydrate-binding protein codes for MRQQLLLLLFCLFSWSTVQSQSVTSLTLVNANTNTDIGVLQNGQMLNLATLPTTNLNVRANTNPATVGSVRFALDGNANFQTENVAPYALKGDTNGDYKNWTPSLGDHTLTATPFSGSNAGGTAGTALTINFTVIDEATSLPDPPTNLIATALSDTEIYLDWDDPALGNDYAIERSLSPTSGFAQVDASYYGDSQHTSSGLDPNTTYYFRVKVFYNSVASPYSAVASATTQATPEPSTVLYAINAGGAAFTAADGTEFTADRLVSGGRTYKGNASISGTTDDFIYQSERYGNFTYNLPVSDGTYEVTLLFAEVYFNAPNKRVFDVKMEGTEEISNLDLYATVGKNAAYQITKTVNVTDGNLTLAFSADVNNAKLAGLLVSGEGSTNPEPGTATVSGELRKWHKVTLSFDGPNHSETDNNPNPFLDYRLNVTFSHSGSGKSHTVPGYFANDGNAAESSATSGNQWKVHFRPDETGTWNYSASFRQGSQVAISTGASPGTANSAIDGISGSLEIQNSNKSGRDFRAKGRLEYVGKHYLQFAETGEYFVKGGSDAPENFLAYDDFDNTPNSGGRRKSWSPHASDWNNGDPDWKGNKGREMIGALNYLASEEANVFSFLTMNINGDDKNVYPYVSSSDFKHFDVSKLDQWEVVFEHAQELGLYLHFKTQETENDQLLDGGDLGTNRKLYYRMLVARFGHHLALNWNLGEENDIWQELNDPGNNRIKSYAQYIQDIDPYDHHIVIHTYPGQQDEVYDPLIGNKSRLTGASVQTGYSNVYRDTKKWVDASEAAGKPWVVANDEQGSANIGVPPDLGYTDPITGDTYNGKDLQGNNVNVSQDDIRKKTLWGNLMAGGAGVEYYYGYRLPQSDLTLQDYRSRDKMWDYTRYALQFFNQHLPFWEMTPDNNLVNNGWCLAKAGEVYAVYLENGGSTNVSLGSSGTKYDVRWYNPRSGGNLQTGSKATLTATGSVSVGNPPNSSSQDWVVLLKSQGSGSNTTVAREEVIQIDGMTAYPVPLQEQLTVSFDSEKTAVAVEITDFSGNVLRRIEKGYQQAVDLSTIDLTPGAYYLRVIADGKVYRSALLK; via the coding sequence ATGAGACAACAACTATTACTACTTCTATTCTGCTTATTTAGCTGGAGTACGGTACAGTCGCAATCGGTTACTAGCCTTACGCTAGTTAATGCGAACACCAATACTGACATTGGGGTACTACAAAATGGCCAAATGCTGAACCTGGCTACTTTACCAACCACCAACTTGAATGTACGAGCCAACACCAACCCGGCTACAGTAGGTTCAGTGCGCTTTGCTTTAGACGGAAATGCTAACTTTCAGACCGAGAACGTTGCTCCCTACGCTCTGAAAGGAGATACTAACGGAGACTATAAAAACTGGACACCAAGTTTAGGCGATCATACGCTAACAGCTACCCCTTTCTCAGGTTCTAATGCGGGTGGTACTGCCGGAACGGCTCTCACGATTAACTTTACGGTGATTGATGAAGCTACTTCACTTCCCGATCCACCAACTAACTTGATAGCAACTGCTTTGTCGGATACTGAAATCTACTTGGATTGGGATGACCCCGCGCTGGGTAATGACTATGCCATCGAGCGTTCGCTGTCGCCAACCTCTGGGTTTGCCCAAGTTGATGCCAGCTACTACGGCGATAGTCAGCATACCAGTAGTGGGCTAGATCCCAATACTACCTACTACTTTCGGGTGAAAGTTTTTTACAATAGTGTAGCTTCACCTTATAGTGCGGTGGCTTCGGCTACTACTCAAGCTACTCCTGAGCCCAGCACAGTATTGTACGCGATCAATGCCGGGGGAGCAGCCTTTACGGCGGCAGATGGTACTGAATTTACGGCCGATCGGTTAGTGAGCGGAGGAAGAACGTACAAAGGTAATGCAAGTATCTCGGGTACTACCGACGACTTTATCTACCAAAGTGAACGCTACGGTAACTTTACCTATAACCTGCCCGTGAGTGATGGCACCTATGAAGTTACTTTACTTTTTGCTGAAGTCTACTTTAATGCGCCTAACAAACGGGTATTCGATGTGAAGATGGAAGGCACTGAAGAAATAAGCAACCTGGATTTGTATGCGACAGTTGGTAAGAACGCAGCTTATCAGATTACCAAAACAGTAAATGTCACCGACGGAAACCTCACCCTGGCTTTCTCGGCGGACGTAAATAATGCTAAACTAGCAGGTTTGCTCGTAAGTGGCGAAGGTAGTACCAATCCTGAACCAGGTACCGCTACCGTTAGTGGCGAATTGCGTAAGTGGCATAAAGTAACGCTAAGCTTTGATGGACCAAACCATTCGGAAACGGACAACAACCCCAATCCTTTCCTGGATTATCGGCTCAACGTGACCTTCTCCCACAGCGGCTCGGGAAAATCGCATACTGTGCCCGGCTACTTTGCTAACGATGGCAATGCTGCCGAAAGTAGTGCGACTTCCGGTAATCAGTGGAAAGTACACTTTCGCCCCGACGAAACCGGAACCTGGAATTACTCCGCTTCCTTTCGTCAAGGTAGCCAGGTAGCTATCAGCACAGGCGCGTCACCCGGAACGGCTAATAGTGCCATTGACGGAATAAGTGGCTCTCTGGAAATTCAGAACTCTAACAAATCCGGTCGGGACTTTCGGGCGAAAGGTCGGTTGGAGTACGTAGGAAAGCATTATCTGCAATTTGCTGAAACCGGAGAATACTTTGTAAAGGGTGGCTCTGATGCCCCCGAGAATTTCCTGGCCTACGACGATTTTGATAATACTCCCAATAGCGGTGGCCGGAGAAAGTCCTGGTCACCCCACGCTTCAGATTGGAATAATGGCGACCCTGACTGGAAAGGTAATAAAGGCCGGGAAATGATTGGTGCCCTGAACTACTTAGCGTCTGAGGAAGCTAACGTCTTCTCCTTCTTGACAATGAACATCAACGGGGATGACAAAAACGTTTACCCCTACGTAAGCAGTAGCGATTTCAAGCATTTTGACGTATCGAAGCTTGATCAGTGGGAGGTAGTGTTTGAACATGCTCAAGAGCTAGGTTTGTATTTACACTTTAAAACCCAAGAAACAGAAAACGACCAATTACTCGATGGCGGAGATTTAGGAACAAATCGCAAACTCTACTACCGTATGCTGGTAGCTCGCTTCGGTCATCACCTGGCGTTGAACTGGAACCTAGGAGAAGAAAATGACATTTGGCAAGAATTGAACGACCCTGGTAACAACCGGATTAAAAGCTACGCTCAGTACATTCAAGATATTGACCCTTACGATCACCATATTGTCATCCATACGTACCCAGGTCAGCAGGATGAAGTATACGACCCACTGATAGGTAACAAGTCGCGTTTGACCGGAGCTTCCGTTCAGACGGGTTACTCCAACGTGTACCGCGATACTAAAAAATGGGTAGATGCCTCCGAAGCTGCTGGAAAGCCCTGGGTAGTGGCTAACGACGAGCAAGGAAGTGCTAACATTGGCGTACCACCGGATTTGGGCTATACCGATCCTATCACGGGAGATACCTACAATGGGAAGGATTTGCAGGGAAATAACGTAAACGTTAGCCAGGATGATATTCGGAAGAAAACGCTGTGGGGTAACCTGATGGCCGGCGGGGCCGGAGTAGAATATTACTACGGTTATCGCTTGCCTCAATCAGATTTGACTTTACAAGATTACCGTAGTCGGGATAAAATGTGGGACTACACGCGCTATGCGTTGCAGTTCTTCAATCAGCATCTACCCTTCTGGGAGATGACGCCTGATAATAACCTAGTGAATAACGGATGGTGCTTGGCTAAAGCCGGAGAGGTTTATGCTGTCTACTTGGAAAATGGTGGTTCAACTAATGTTAGTCTGGGCAGTAGCGGTACTAAGTATGATGTCCGCTGGTACAATCCGCGCAGCGGGGGTAATCTGCAAACGGGTTCAAAGGCAACACTGACGGCTACAGGTAGTGTTTCTGTAGGGAATCCGCCGAATAGCAGTAGCCAAGATTGGGTTGTTTTACTAAAAAGCCAGGGAAGCGGAAGTAATACTACCGTTGCTCGCGAGGAAGTAATTCAAATAGATGGAATGACTGCGTACCCGGTTCCGCTCCAGGAGCAACTTACGGTTAGCTTTGACAGCGAGAAAACCGCCGTAGCCGTAGAAATCACCGACTTTAGCGGCAATGTATTACGCCGGATTGAAAAAGGATACCAGCAAGCAGTTGACCTTAGTACTATTGACCTAACCCCTGGCGCGTATTACCTGCGAGTGATCGCGGATGGTAAAGTTTATCGCAGCGCATTACTAAAATAA
- a CDS encoding BrxA/BrxB family bacilliredoxin has product MYPADLVAPMRTDLTSAGFTELTTSEEVTNHLEDHKGTTLMVINSVCGCAAGAARPGVKLAVSHSEKKPDNLTTVFAGVDQEAVAKAREYTLPYPPSSPSIALFKDGELIHFVERHHIEGRSAQMIAEHLLDVFDEYC; this is encoded by the coding sequence ATGTATCCTGCTGACTTAGTAGCCCCAATGCGTACCGATTTAACGTCCGCTGGGTTTACCGAATTAACTACATCTGAAGAAGTTACTAATCACTTAGAAGATCATAAGGGAACCACCCTGATGGTTATCAACTCCGTCTGCGGTTGTGCTGCTGGAGCAGCGCGTCCGGGTGTGAAACTAGCGGTTAGTCACTCCGAAAAAAAGCCTGACAACTTAACTACCGTATTTGCTGGAGTAGATCAGGAAGCGGTAGCTAAAGCCCGAGAATACACCTTGCCTTATCCACCTTCTTCGCCTTCTATCGCATTATTTAAAGATGGCGAGCTTATTCACTTTGTGGAGCGCCACCATATTGAAGGCCGTTCGGCTCAAATGATTGCCGAGCATTTGCTAGACGTATTTGACGAGTACTGCTAA